A stretch of DNA from Acinetobacter sp. C26M:
ACAATGTACAAAACATTGAATATCGTCAAATTCCCGTTGAACAATTGGCACTAGAACAAGCAGGTCAATACGATGTAGTGACCTGTATGGAAATGATGGAACACGTGCCTGATCCAGCCTCAATCGTGAAAGCCTGCCAAACCTTAGTGAAGCCAGGCGGTCATGTGTTCTTCTCGACCATTAACCGTAATCCTAAATCGTATTTATTTGCGATTATTGGCGCGGAATACATCCTGCGTTTATTGCCTAAAGGCACGCATGATTATCATAAATTCATCCGCCCTTCAGAAATGGCGCATGATATCCGCAATGCGGGTTTAACGCTGAAAGAAATGATTGGCCTACATTATAATCCAATCACCAAACACTATTGGTTAGCACCCAATGTTGAAGTGAATTACATGGTGCATACCACCAATACAGGTGCCTAATGAAAGCGGTTTTATTTGATCTCGATGGCACATTAATTGACACTGCCGCAGACTTCATTCGTATCATTCAACAAATGTGTCGCGATGAACAACGACCTGTAGTCGATGCGGATACCATTCGTACTCAAGTATCGGAAGGTGCTCGTGCCATGGTGAAGCTGGTTTATCCAGAATTAGACGTCACAGACCCCGTGTTTTTGGCACATCGCCAACGTTTTTTAGATGTATATGGTGAGAATATTGTGGTCGATACCGACCTGTTTGTCGGCATGTACCCATTACTTGAAGAACTGGAAGCACATCAAATTCCATGGGGCATTGTCACCAACAAACCTCGTGGTTTAAGTGAGTCTCTATTGGCAAAACTGGATCTGACTGAGCGTTGTGCAGTCTTAGTTTGTCCAGAAGATGTCAGCAAAACTAAACCTGATCCAGAACCGATGTATTTGGCTGCAAAGCAACTCGAGCTTGATGCGAAAGAGATTATCTATGTCGGTGATCATCCACGCGATATTGACGCAGGTCGTCATGCCGATATGTATACCATTTTGGCTGCTTACGGTTATTTGCCTGTCGAATCGCGCGATGATCTTGCAGCTTGGCAAGCCGATGCCATTATTCAAACCATTCCTGAACTGCATCAGCTGATCAAACAGAAAATCACTGTATTGTCAGAAAATCAGGGTATGATGAATTAAACTTTTAAGATAAGAATAGGAGGCATAACAATGAAATACTCAGAATATCAACCTCGTCCAGATTTATTGAAAGATCGTATTATCCTGATCACAGGCGCTGGTGATGGGATTGGTCGTGCTGCTGCGATGAGTTATGCCCTGCATGGTGCAACCGTAGTATTACATGGTCGCACCTTAAATAAACTTGAAGTCATTTATGATGAAATTGAAGGCTTAGGCGCACCACAACCTGCAATTTTGCCGCTACAACTGTCAACAGCATCAACACATGATTATGAGTTGCTCGTCAGTACGCTAGAGCAACAATTTGGTCGTTTGGATGGTATCTTGCATAACGCAGGCATGCTCGGTGATCGAGTGGAACTGGCACATTATCCTGTCGATGTTTGGGATGATGTACTCGCAGTGAATTTGCGTGCACCGTTTGCCCTCACTCAAGCCCTGTTGCCTTTACTGGAAAAATCTGAACATGCCTCAGTGGTGTTTACCAGTTCAAGCGTAGGTCGTGAAGCACGTGCACTTTGGGGTGCTTATTCAGTGTCTAAAGTGGCAACCGAAGCCATGAGCAAAATTTTTGCGGCAGAAAACACCTATCCAAACATTCGTTTTAACTGCATTAATCCAGGTGGTACGCGTACAGCCATGCGTGCGAAAGCCTATCCAGAGGAAGATCCAAAAGTCTTACCGACACCTGACAGCATTATGCCTGCCTATCTTTATCTGATGGGTGATGATAGTTTAGATATGAATGGCCAAAGTATTGATGCTCAAGCTTAATTCAACCCTTACAATAATTCTAAATAACATTGAACACTGACCTTAAAGCTGATTTTTTGAGAGAAATGTGTGGTGTATCTTCATTTTTTTAATGGAAGAATGAATCGATCTTCACAGTTTCTCTGCATTTTTAAGGTACAGTTTTCACATGAGAGACATCCGAAGTCAATAAGGTGCATCATGAAAAATTTTTTCATTATCTTGGTTTTAGGTTCGACAGTCCTGTTTAGTAGTATGGGGAGTTTTGCGGGCCCGCATGATCGTGACGATGATTCGCGCGGTGGCGGCTGGCAAGGTGGTCGTAACTTTGATCGCCCAGATGGTGAGAATCGTCAACGTGAACGCCGTATGCGCGAAGAACGTGGTGTAGAACGCCTTAAACAACATCGTTGGCAGGAAGGCTACGTCATGCCACAACACTATCGTGGTAACGGCTATAAAGTCGATTATAAAGACAGCAACCTGCCTCGCCCAGGTCGTAACGAACAGTGGTACAAGATCAATAATGACTATATTTTAGTCAACTCCGATGACAACAGTATTATCCGAATCATGGGCTTCTAAGTCCTTTTTGCTGGTTTGTCAGAATTAAAGTTGAATCGTTGCTTTAGGAATTGATTTATCTTTTGATTTTTTTCGTTAGAATCAGAGCAAGTGCTGCATATCTGAGATCAACATGGCGAAGCAAATGACTGAAAATTCACATAGTACAACAAAAGATTATGTGCATTGGTTTCGCCACTCCGCACCCTATATCAATGCACACCGTGATAAAACCTTTGTTTTGATGTTCTCTGGTGAAGCAGTCCAACACGAAAATTTCCAACACATCATCCATGATATTGCCCTATTACATTCTTTAGGGATTCGTTTAATTTTAGTTTACGGCGCACGTCCGCAAATTAATCAAAATCTGCTTGAACGCAATATCGAAACGCCCTTCCATCAAAGTCGTCGCATTACCACACGCGAATCCTTACGCGGTGTCATGAATGCAGTAGGTTCTATTCGTCTAGAAATTGAAGCTCTCCTCTCCATGGGTTTGGCAAATTCACCGATGTATGGTGCTCGCATTGATGTCGTCTCTGGCAATTTTGTCACAGCAAAACCCTATGGGATTCGCGATGGGATCGACTTCCAACTGACAGGTGAAGTCCGTTCCATTGATACCGATGCCATTCAACGTCATTTAGACAATCACAATATTGTTTTACTTGGACCAACAGGTTATTCAACCACAGGCGAAGTATTTAATTTACTGGCTGAAGACGTCGCCACTAAAACAGCGACTGCCTTAAAAGCAGATAAACTGATCTTCTTGGGTGAAAAACAAGGTTTGATGAATGAACAACAACAGTTATTACGCGAGTTAAGTCCGCACCAGCTAGAACCGTATATTCAGCAAAACCAACAACAATATCCAGAATTTGCCTTACACCTCAAACAAGCGCAACAGGCCTCTTTATCTGGCGTACATCGTGTACATTTGATTTCATATGCTTATGACGGCGCACTGATTGAAGAACTATTCACTCGCGATGGTATTGGTACCTTGATCACAGATGCTCACTATGAAGAAGTTCGAATTGCCAATATTCACGATGTTGGTGGTTTGATTAGTCTTCTGCGTCCGCTGGAACAGGAAGGAATTCTGGTTTATCGCTCTCGCGAACGCCTTGAAAGTGAAATTGAGCATTTTGCAGTGATTGAACGCGACGGTATGATTTTAGCGTGTGCAGCACTGTACCCAATTCCCGCAGGATCAGATGAAATTCGCTCTGCTGAAATTGCCTGCGTCGCAGTGGACTCAAGTTATCGAAAATCCAATCGTGGTAGCCAAATTTTGCAATTTTTGGAAAGTAGAGCCAAACAGCAAGGGATTCAGCGACTGTTTGTGCTGACCACTAGAACTGCTCACTGGTTTTTAGAGCAAGGCTTTAGCCCTGCCAGCGTAGATGATTTACCCAATGCCCGCCAAGCACTGTATAACTATCAACGTAATTCTCTCGTTTTTAAAAAAGCATTGTAGTCATCACAACGCATACTGAAGGAGATATTTTTATTTTTGATAAAGATATCTCTACTTCATCATTATCTCTGCTTAAGTGAATATGAAGAATAAATACACCAATCGACAAAATAAAAAATAATCTAATTAAAAACAATATTTTATTCAAAAGAAGCTATTCAACACTTATTCAATCTATCGATAAGATTATGCAATTTTCTACTTTGCACTTTTCAGCATAAGCAAAGCCCGATTACTTATTTTTTATGCAATAAAAAAAGTTTTAGTTTAGTTGCTCATCTTATTTAAATCTTTTGATTTGTCGGGGAGCACAACCAACATGGCCATTTCAATCAATCGTTCATGGGCAACATATAGCATCATCGCAGCAAGTCTTGCTAGCCTGATGGGTGTTGCAGGTTGTGCAAAAAAACCAGAGCAGCAAGAGACAAAAAAACAAGAAACCACAACATTAAATATCGGCTTTCAAAAGTATGGCATCTTGCCGATTCTCAAAGCAAAGGGTGAATTAGAAAAAAATCTTGCTGCTCAAGGCGTAAATGTTAAGTGGGTTGAATTTCCTGCAGGTCCACAGCTGTTAGAAGGCTTAAATGTCGGCAGTGTGGTTTTTGGTGAGGCAGGTGAAGCACCGCCGATCTTTGCACAAGCAGCTAACCCCAATTTAGTTTATGTCGCCAACCAACCTGCGGCACCAAATGCGGAAGCTTTAATTGTACAAAAAGATTCACCAATCCAATCAATCCAAGATCTGAAAGGTAAACGTGTCGCGCTGAATAAAGGCTCGAATGTTCATTACCTGTTGCTCAAACTATTAGAAGCGAACAATCTCAGCTTGAAAGATATTCAACCTGTTTATCTACCGCCTGCGGACGCACGCGCAGCTTTTGAGAAAGGTGCAGTAGATGCTTGGGTGATTTGGGATCCATTCTTCGCAGCAGCAGAACATCAGATTCATGCGCGCGTAATCGCAACGGGTGAACACTTAGTCAGTAATCACCAATTTTATTTAGCCGATCGCCAATTTGCCGAAAGTCATCCTGAAGCACTAAAAACGCTGGTCAGTACACTCAATCAAACAACGGATTGGGTCAAAACACATCCGGACGATGCAGCCAAATTACTCGAAAAACCAACTGCACTTGAGTTTGATGTCCTAAAAAGTTCAATTTCGCGTATGGGCTTTGGGGTTCAACCAATTTCTGAGAAAGTCGCAAAAGAGCAGCAATACGTAGCCGATGCTTTCTTTGCGCAGAAACTGATTCCGAAGCAGCTTGTGATCCAAGATGCCGTATTAAAGAACGATGTTAAATAATTGAGGATCACCATGAAGTTGTTATCTAAAGTTTCTGTTTTGGGCCTACTGATCTCTACATTTTCACTGAGTGGTTGCCAGAAGCCAGAGCAAACGACGGAGAAAGCGGCTTCAGCAACTGAAAATACGGCTGTCAAAATCCTATCCATTGGCTTCCAGAAGTCCTCCCTCAATTTGTTAGTTGCCAAACAACAAAAGCTATTTGAGCAAGCATTTCCGAATGCCAAAATTGAATGGCGAGAATTTCCAGCAGGTCCACAAATGCTTGAAGCACTTGCAGTGGGTGCTGTAGATTTCGGTTATGTCGGCAATACACCACCGATTTTTGCTCAGGCTGCGGCTAAACCGCTGAGCTATGTGGCATATGAAGTCGTTGCGCCAACAGGACAGGCTGTTTTGGTACATGGCAACGATAAAATAGACAGCCTTCAAGATTTAAAAGGCAAACGTATCGCAGTACAAAAAGGCTCCAGTGCTCATGAACTTTTGGCAAAAACCTTGCAGAAAGCGGGTCTATCTTGGCAAGACATTCAACCAATCTGGTTACCTCCTGCCGATGCACGTGCAGCTTTTGACAAACAGGCCGTTGATGCATGGGCAATTTGGGAACCCTACTTAGGGACAGCAGAACTGCAAGGTCATACCAAAACCTTGGTCGATGGCTCTGCTTTTCCGACCACTTATTCTTTTTATATTGGTAATCCTGATTTTATTAAAAATCATCCCGATTCAGCGCAGAAATTCATTAACAGCGTTAATAACGCAGATCAATGGATTGTACAACACCAAGATCAAGCCTTACAGATTTATGCACAAAGTACAGGTCTCAGTACCCCTGTAGCGAAGCAAGTACTTAACAAACGTCCTAAACCTTCACCTGTATATGCACTCAACAGTGAAGTGATTAAAAGCCAGCAACAAATTGCCGACTTATTTAAACAAGAGCAGCTCATTCCTGCGCAAATCGATATTCAGCACAGTGTCTGGTCTGCCCAATAAACATTGATTTCATTTTCATAAGGAACATCGACATGAATATTTTCTGGTTTATCCCCACTCATGGTGACAGTCGTTATTTAGGCACCAGCAAGGGTGCTCGTCAGGTCGATCATGCTTATATGAAACAGATTGCAGTTGCCGTGGATAATTTGGGTTATGCAGGCGTACTCATTCCAACAGGACGCTCTTGTGAAGATCCTTGGATTACAGCAGCCAGTTTAATTGATGCAACGACCCAGCTTAAGTTCTTAGTCGCACTTCGTCCAGGGCTTACCACACCAGCACTTGCTGCACGTATGGCAGCAACTTTTGATCGTCTTTCTAATGGCCGTATCCTGCTCAACCTTGTCACTGGTGGCGATGAACAGGAATTAAAAGGTGATGGACTATATGAAGATCACAGTACCCGTTATCAAACGGCCTCTGAATATGTCAAAATTTGGCGCGAAATTCTCACTCGCTCACATACGGGTGAATCGTTTAGCTTTCACGGCGAACGTCTCAGTGTGGATGATGCCAAACTGCTCTATCCACCCGTACAAAAACCTTATCCACCGCTTTGGTTCGGTGGCTCATCAGAAGCTGCAACCGAGCTTGCTGCTGAGCAGGTCGATACCTATTTGACTTGGGGTGAACCTCCTGCTGCCGTGAAAGAAAAGATTGAATATTTACGTGCCAAAGCCGCAGCCAAAGGCCGTACCCTAAATTATGGCATTCGCTTACATGTGATTGTGCGCGAGACCAATGAACAGGCTTGGGCCGCTGCAGATGAGCTAATTCAATACCTAGATGATGCAACCATTGCCGCAGCACAGAAGAAATTTGCACAAATGGATTCAGTGGGTCAGCAACGTATGGCTGCTTTACATGGCGGTCGTAAAGATCAACTTGAAGTATCACCGAACCTATGGGCGGGCATCGGCTTAGTCCGCGGTGGTGCAGGGACAGCTCTCGTGGGTGACCCAGAAACTGTTGCTGCACGAATTCAAGAATATGCGGATTTGGGCATTGATACCTTTATTTTCTCAGGTTACCCACATTTGGAAGAGTCAATTCGCTTTGCCGAATTGGTGTTCCCTTTACTGCCACTCAAAACCCGTGAAAAACTGGCGCAACCACATTTAACTGGACCTTTCGGAGAAATTATTGCCAATAACTATGTCCCTGAAACAAAGCAAGCTAAAACCTTGATCAAGGAGGATGCATGAGTGCAAAACCTTTTTTGAATGATGTTTCACGTGGAACAAAAAAAATAGGCAAAGGGCTGCTGCCTTGGCTATTTCCAATTCTGCTGATTCTGATCTGGCAAGCAGCTTCAAGCTCTGGCTTATTGCAAAGCAGAGTATTGCCAGCTCCAACTGCTGTCGTGAGTGCCTTCTGGCACTTACTCATCAGTGGTGAACTTTGGCAGCATGTCAAAGTCAGTGCTGGTCGCGCCTTACTCGGCTTATTGATTGGTGGTGGCTTAGGATTAGTTTTGGGACTATTAAATGGTTCATCCCGTATTGCCTCAACCTTGCTCGATACCACCTTGCAAATGATCCGTAACATCCCTGCACTAGCACTGATTCCACTGGTGATTTTATGGTTTGGGATTGATGAAACTGCCAAGTTATTTTTAGTGGCCGTCGGTGTGTTTTTTCCAATGTATATCAATACCTATCATGGTATCCGCTCGGTCGACCCACAATTGATTGAAATGGGAAAAAGTTACGGACTGAATCGTTGGCAGTTATATAGAGATATTATTTTACCCGGTGCAATGCCCTCAATTTTAGTTGGGCTACGTTTCTCTTTAGGTCTGGTTTGGGTATTGTTGATCGTAGCAGAAACAATCTCTGCACAAGCGGGGATTGGCTATATGACCATGAATGCACGTGAGTTTTTGCAAACAGATATCGTTTTGGTGGGTATTTTACTGTATGCCTTGCTCGGAAAACTAGCAGATGTATTGGCTCAAGTGTTGGAACGTTATCTACTGCGTTGGCATGCAGGTTATCAAAAATAA
This window harbors:
- the ubiG gene encoding bifunctional 2-polyprenyl-6-hydroxyphenol methylase/3-demethylubiquinol 3-O-methyltransferase UbiG, with the protein product MSQLNVDPQEIAKFEALAAKWWDQHSEFRPLHQINPLRLNWVDERVGGLAGKKVLDVGCGGGILAESMARRGADVLGIDMGEAPLAVGRLHAEQDNVQNIEYRQIPVEQLALEQAGQYDVVTCMEMMEHVPDPASIVKACQTLVKPGGHVFFSTINRNPKSYLFAIIGAEYILRLLPKGTHDYHKFIRPSEMAHDIRNAGLTLKEMIGLHYNPITKHYWLAPNVEVNYMVHTTNTGA
- the ssuD gene encoding FMNH2-dependent alkanesulfonate monooxygenase; this encodes MNIFWFIPTHGDSRYLGTSKGARQVDHAYMKQIAVAVDNLGYAGVLIPTGRSCEDPWITAASLIDATTQLKFLVALRPGLTTPALAARMAATFDRLSNGRILLNLVTGGDEQELKGDGLYEDHSTRYQTASEYVKIWREILTRSHTGESFSFHGERLSVDDAKLLYPPVQKPYPPLWFGGSSEAATELAAEQVDTYLTWGEPPAAVKEKIEYLRAKAAAKGRTLNYGIRLHVIVRETNEQAWAAADELIQYLDDATIAAAQKKFAQMDSVGQQRMAALHGGRKDQLEVSPNLWAGIGLVRGGAGTALVGDPETVAARIQEYADLGIDTFIFSGYPHLEESIRFAELVFPLLPLKTREKLAQPHLTGPFGEIIANNYVPETKQAKTLIKEDA
- a CDS encoding aliphatic sulfonate ABC transporter substrate-binding protein, translated to MKLLSKVSVLGLLISTFSLSGCQKPEQTTEKAASATENTAVKILSIGFQKSSLNLLVAKQQKLFEQAFPNAKIEWREFPAGPQMLEALAVGAVDFGYVGNTPPIFAQAAAKPLSYVAYEVVAPTGQAVLVHGNDKIDSLQDLKGKRIAVQKGSSAHELLAKTLQKAGLSWQDIQPIWLPPADARAAFDKQAVDAWAIWEPYLGTAELQGHTKTLVDGSAFPTTYSFYIGNPDFIKNHPDSAQKFINSVNNADQWIVQHQDQALQIYAQSTGLSTPVAKQVLNKRPKPSPVYALNSEVIKSQQQIADLFKQEQLIPAQIDIQHSVWSAQ
- a CDS encoding RcnB family protein, with translation MKNFFIILVLGSTVLFSSMGSFAGPHDRDDDSRGGGWQGGRNFDRPDGENRQRERRMREERGVERLKQHRWQEGYVMPQHYRGNGYKVDYKDSNLPRPGRNEQWYKINNDYILVNSDDNSIIRIMGF
- a CDS encoding sulfonate ABC transporter substrate-binding protein; translated protein: MAISINRSWATYSIIAASLASLMGVAGCAKKPEQQETKKQETTTLNIGFQKYGILPILKAKGELEKNLAAQGVNVKWVEFPAGPQLLEGLNVGSVVFGEAGEAPPIFAQAANPNLVYVANQPAAPNAEALIVQKDSPIQSIQDLKGKRVALNKGSNVHYLLLKLLEANNLSLKDIQPVYLPPADARAAFEKGAVDAWVIWDPFFAAAEHQIHARVIATGEHLVSNHQFYLADRQFAESHPEALKTLVSTLNQTTDWVKTHPDDAAKLLEKPTALEFDVLKSSISRMGFGVQPISEKVAKEQQYVADAFFAQKLIPKQLVIQDAVLKNDVK
- a CDS encoding YciK family oxidoreductase produces the protein MKYSEYQPRPDLLKDRIILITGAGDGIGRAAAMSYALHGATVVLHGRTLNKLEVIYDEIEGLGAPQPAILPLQLSTASTHDYELLVSTLEQQFGRLDGILHNAGMLGDRVELAHYPVDVWDDVLAVNLRAPFALTQALLPLLEKSEHASVVFTSSSVGREARALWGAYSVSKVATEAMSKIFAAENTYPNIRFNCINPGGTRTAMRAKAYPEEDPKVLPTPDSIMPAYLYLMGDDSLDMNGQSIDAQA
- a CDS encoding HAD-IA family hydrolase, whose translation is MKAVLFDLDGTLIDTAADFIRIIQQMCRDEQRPVVDADTIRTQVSEGARAMVKLVYPELDVTDPVFLAHRQRFLDVYGENIVVDTDLFVGMYPLLEELEAHQIPWGIVTNKPRGLSESLLAKLDLTERCAVLVCPEDVSKTKPDPEPMYLAAKQLELDAKEIIYVGDHPRDIDAGRHADMYTILAAYGYLPVESRDDLAAWQADAIIQTIPELHQLIKQKITVLSENQGMMN
- the ssuC gene encoding aliphatic sulfonate ABC transporter permease SsuC, which gives rise to MSAKPFLNDVSRGTKKIGKGLLPWLFPILLILIWQAASSSGLLQSRVLPAPTAVVSAFWHLLISGELWQHVKVSAGRALLGLLIGGGLGLVLGLLNGSSRIASTLLDTTLQMIRNIPALALIPLVILWFGIDETAKLFLVAVGVFFPMYINTYHGIRSVDPQLIEMGKSYGLNRWQLYRDIILPGAMPSILVGLRFSLGLVWVLLIVAETISAQAGIGYMTMNAREFLQTDIVLVGILLYALLGKLADVLAQVLERYLLRWHAGYQK
- the argA gene encoding amino-acid N-acetyltransferase, translated to MAKQMTENSHSTTKDYVHWFRHSAPYINAHRDKTFVLMFSGEAVQHENFQHIIHDIALLHSLGIRLILVYGARPQINQNLLERNIETPFHQSRRITTRESLRGVMNAVGSIRLEIEALLSMGLANSPMYGARIDVVSGNFVTAKPYGIRDGIDFQLTGEVRSIDTDAIQRHLDNHNIVLLGPTGYSTTGEVFNLLAEDVATKTATALKADKLIFLGEKQGLMNEQQQLLRELSPHQLEPYIQQNQQQYPEFALHLKQAQQASLSGVHRVHLISYAYDGALIEELFTRDGIGTLITDAHYEEVRIANIHDVGGLISLLRPLEQEGILVYRSRERLESEIEHFAVIERDGMILACAALYPIPAGSDEIRSAEIACVAVDSSYRKSNRGSQILQFLESRAKQQGIQRLFVLTTRTAHWFLEQGFSPASVDDLPNARQALYNYQRNSLVFKKAL